A genomic segment from Castor canadensis chromosome 1, mCasCan1.hap1v2, whole genome shotgun sequence encodes:
- the LOC109676812 gene encoding olfactory receptor 9G19-like, whose product MERSNHTVNDFILLGFTTDPVMQLVLFVLFLGVYSLTLLGNTTLIVLICIDSRLHTPMYFFIGNLSFLDLWYSSVYTPKILVTCISEDKSISFAGCLSQFFFSAGLAYSECYLLDAMAYDRYVAISNPLLYVQVISRRLSICLVIYSYTGGFVNAVILTSNTFTLDFCNGNVIDDFFCDVPPLVKLACDVSENYQSVLYFLLTTNVITPTLLILASYLFIITAILKIRSTQGRLKAFSTCSSHLISVTLYYGSILYIYSRPSSSYSLKRDKMVSTFYTVLFPMLNPMIYSLRNKDVKEALRKLFKLTQSEV is encoded by the coding sequence ATGGAGAGGAGCAATCACACAGTGAATGACTTCATCCTGTTGGGATTCACAACAGATCCTGTGATGCAACTGGTCCTGTTTGTCCTGTTTCTTGGAGTGTACTCTCTGACTTTGCTAGGAAATACCACTCTCATAGTGTTGATCTGCATTGACTCCCGGCTTCACACACCCATGTATTTCTTTATTGGAAATCTGTCTTTTCTGGATCTCTGGTATTCTTCTGTCTACACTCCAAAGATCCTTGTGACTTGCATCTCTGAAGACAAGAGCATCTCCTTTGCTGGCTGTCTGTCTCAGTTCTTCTTCTCTGCTGGCCTAGCGTACAGTGAGTGTTACCTGCTGGATGCCATGGCTTATGATCGCTATGTAGCCATTTCCAATCCCTTACTTTATGTCCAGGTCATTTCAAGGAGACTGAGCATTTGTTTGGTTATATATTCCTATACTGGGGGTTTTGTCAATGCAGTCATCTTAACCAGCAACACATTCACTTTGGATTTTTGTAATGGCAATGTCATTGatgactttttttgtgatgtccCACCCTTGGTGAAGTTGGCATGTGATGTAAGTGAGAACTACCAGTCTGTGCTTTACTTCCTCCTGACCACCAATGTCATTACCCCCACCCTGCTCATCCTGGCCTCCTACCTCTTCATCATCACTGCCATTTTGAAGATCCGTTCCACCCAGGGCCGTCTCAAGGCCTTCTCCACATGTTCTTCCCACCTGATCTCTGTGACTTTGTACTATGGCTCCATTCTTTACATCTACTCTCGCCCCAGTTCCAGCTACTCCCTTAAGAGGGACAAAATGGTTTCTACCTTTTATACTGTGTTGTTCCCCATGTTGAACCCTATGATCTATAGTCTGAGAAATAAAGATGTGAAAGAAGCTCTGAGAAAACTCTTCAAGCTAACACAGTCTGAAGTGTAA
- the LOC109701604 gene encoding olfactory receptor 9G4 produces the protein MKVGNRTILTEFILVGFSADPRWQLILFGIFLILYLVALSGNMTLVILIRIDSRLHIPMYFFIGNLFFLNFWYTSVYTPKILANCVSEDKRISLAGCGAQLFSCVVAYTECYLLAAMSYERYVAICNSLLYSAVMPTSLCAGLVGGCYIGGYYIGGFLNAIAHTANTFQLSFCGKNIIDHFFCDAPPLVKMSCTDTRIYEKVLLGVVGFTVLSSILAILISYLNILLAILRIRSASGRCKAFSTCASHIISVMLFYGSLLFMYSRPSSTYSLEKDKVAVLFYTVVNPLLNPLIYSLRNKDVKEAFRKATQTIRPQA, from the coding sequence ATGAAAGTGGGAAATCGCACCATCCTTACTGAATTCATCCTGGTGGGCTTTTCAGCAGACCCCCGGTGGCAGCTGATTCTATTTGGAATATTTCTAATTCTCTACTTGGTAGCATTATCAGGGAATATGACCCTGGTTATCTTAATCAGGATTGATTCCCGGCTGCATATACCTATGTACTTTTTCATTGGCAATCTGTTTTTTTTGAATTTCTGGTATACCTCTGTGTATACCCCTAAAATCCTGGCCAATTGTGTCTCAGAAGATAAGCGCATTTCCTTGGCTGGATGTGGGGCTCAGTTGTTCTCCTGTGTTGTAGCTTACACTGAGTGCTATCTGCTGGCAGCCATGTCATATGAGCGCTATGTGGCCATTTGTAACTCATTGCTTTACTCAGCTGTTATGCCCACCTCTCTCTGTGCTGGGCTTGTTGGTGGATGTTACATTGGTGGATATTACATAGGTGGATTTTTGAATGCCATAGCCCATACTGCTAATACTTTCCAGCTGAGTTTTTGTGGTAAAAATATCATTGACCACTTTTTCTGTGATGCACCACCATTGGTAAAAATGTCCTGCACAGATACTCGAATCTACGAAAAAGTCCTCCTTGGTGTGGTGGGCTTCACAGTCCTCTCCAGCATTCTTGCCATCCTCATTTCCTACTTGAACATCCTCCTAGCTATCCTGAGGATCCGCTCAGCTTCAGGAAGGTGCaaggctttctccacctgtgcTTCTCACATAATCTCAGTCATGCTCTTCTATGGATCCTTGCTCTTCATGTATTCAAGGCCTAGTTCTACCTACTCCCTGGAGAAAGACAAAGTGGCCGTCCTGTTCTACACTGTGGTCAACCCATTGCTGAATCCCCTCATCTATAGCTTGAGAAACAAAGATGTCAAAGAGGCCTTCAGGAAAGCAACACAGACCATACGACCCCAAGCATGA